A region from the Candidatus Rokuibacteriota bacterium genome encodes:
- a CDS encoding cyclic nucleotide-binding domain-containing protein encodes MAREADLEFLRTMVLFKDLAEPHLAALALRLRERRLGKGEILFRQGDPGRELFLIREGSVVISKPVLGRVEQVLARMGPGDFFGEMSLFDESTRSATVQAETKTVLLSLDRENLHEFVEVNPQAAAAFFYRLVQVLIRRIRETGNLVAEVTRWGLEATGLDVDYKFPG; translated from the coding sequence TTGGCCAGGGAAGCCGACCTCGAGTTCCTCCGGACGATGGTGCTCTTCAAGGACCTTGCCGAACCCCACCTGGCGGCCCTCGCGCTCCGGCTCCGCGAGCGCCGGCTCGGAAAGGGCGAGATCCTCTTCCGACAAGGGGATCCCGGCCGGGAGCTCTTCCTCATCCGGGAGGGGAGCGTGGTGATCTCGAAGCCGGTCCTGGGTCGGGTGGAGCAGGTTCTGGCCCGGATGGGGCCGGGCGACTTTTTTGGCGAGATGAGCCTCTTCGATGAGTCCACGCGCTCGGCCACGGTCCAGGCCGAGACGAAGACGGTGCTGCTGTCGCTGGACCGCGAGAACCTCCACGAGTTCGTCGAGGTGAATCCCCAGGCGGCCGCCGCGTTCTTCTACCGGCTGGTCCAGGTCTTGATCCGGCGCATCAGGGAGACCGGCAACCTGGTGGCCGAGGTCACGCGCTGGGGGCTCGAGGCCACAGGGCTGGACGTGGATTATAAGTTCCCCGGCTGA
- a CDS encoding glycogen/starch/alpha-glucan phosphorylase: MSDSPGTGKAETEKVHVGDTVQALKRDLLDKLFCNQGKFPAVATKNDYYLALAYAVRDRLMQRWINTVRTYFDKASRTAVYLSAEFLMGPQLANNLINLGIYDQARKAVAELGLTLDDLLEQEEEPGLGTGGLGRLAACYMDSMATLEIPAIGYGVRYEFGIFDQAIRDGWQVELTDKWLRLGNPWEIPRPEIAYQVRLGGHTEPYTDETGRYCARWVPERVVLGVPYDTPVMGHAVNTANTLRLWRAEACESFDFHAFNIGDYYKAVDEKVISENITKVLYPNDEPAVGKQLRLEQQYFFVSCSLQDMIRIYLQREKTLDHFHRKYAVQLNDTHPSLAVAELMRLFVDEYRMDWDTAWHVTTSTFAYTNHTLLPEALETWPLPLFGRMLPRHLEIIYEINRRFLDDIRRKYPGDDGRVARLSLIGEGAEKHVRMANLACVASHAINGVAKLHTELLKRTVLRDFYDLWPDKFSNKTNGVTPRRFLLLANPRLAGLISDAIGDRWVRDLDELTQLESFARDPAFREEWRRVKQECKRRLADRIARVAGVEVDPSSLFDIQVKRIHEYKRQHLNILHVLTLYNRLKNGQHVDVMPRTFIFGGKAAPGYYMAKLIIKLINAVAATVNRDPDTKDVLRVVFFPDFNVSTAQTIYPAADLSEQISTAGKEASGTGNMKFALNGALTIGTLDGANVEIREAVGAENFFCFGLTDEEVLRHKAEGYRPRELYGGNAELREVLDLVGSGAFAREDQDLFQPLIGSLLDRDEYMLLADYPLYVACQDQVNRTWHNPEQWTQMSILNVARIGIFSADRAIREYCRDIWRVEPVPIKLG, from the coding sequence ATGAGCGACAGCCCCGGTACAGGGAAAGCTGAAACCGAAAAGGTGCACGTCGGCGACACGGTCCAGGCCCTCAAGCGTGACCTGCTCGACAAGCTCTTCTGCAATCAAGGAAAGTTCCCCGCGGTCGCCACCAAGAACGACTACTACCTGGCCCTGGCATATGCGGTGCGCGACCGACTCATGCAGCGCTGGATCAACACCGTGCGGACCTACTTCGACAAGGCGAGCCGGACCGCCGTGTACCTCTCCGCGGAGTTCCTCATGGGGCCTCAGCTCGCCAACAACCTGATCAACCTCGGGATCTACGACCAGGCCAGGAAGGCCGTCGCCGAACTGGGGCTTACCCTCGACGATCTCCTCGAACAGGAAGAGGAGCCCGGGCTCGGCACGGGCGGGCTCGGGAGGCTCGCCGCATGCTACATGGACTCCATGGCCACGCTCGAGATCCCGGCGATCGGCTACGGTGTCCGGTACGAGTTCGGCATCTTCGACCAGGCGATTCGCGACGGGTGGCAGGTCGAGTTGACCGACAAGTGGCTCCGCCTCGGGAACCCGTGGGAGATCCCACGGCCCGAGATCGCCTACCAGGTCAGGCTCGGTGGACACACCGAGCCGTACACCGATGAGACCGGGCGCTACTGCGCGCGCTGGGTCCCGGAGCGCGTGGTCCTCGGCGTCCCGTACGACACCCCCGTCATGGGCCACGCAGTCAACACCGCCAACACGCTCCGCCTGTGGCGGGCCGAAGCCTGCGAGTCGTTCGACTTTCACGCGTTCAACATCGGCGACTACTATAAGGCCGTCGACGAGAAAGTCATTTCGGAGAACATCACGAAAGTGCTCTACCCCAACGACGAGCCGGCGGTGGGGAAACAATTGCGCCTCGAGCAGCAGTACTTCTTCGTCTCGTGCTCCCTGCAGGACATGATTCGCATCTATCTGCAGCGAGAGAAGACGCTCGATCACTTCCACCGCAAATACGCCGTCCAGCTTAACGACACCCACCCCTCCCTGGCCGTGGCGGAGCTGATGCGGCTCTTCGTCGACGAGTACCGGATGGACTGGGATACCGCCTGGCACGTCACCACGAGCACGTTCGCCTATACCAACCACACCCTGCTCCCCGAAGCCCTCGAGACGTGGCCGCTACCGCTCTTCGGCCGGATGCTACCGCGGCACCTCGAGATCATCTACGAGATCAACCGGCGATTCCTCGACGACATCCGCCGGAAGTACCCCGGCGACGATGGGCGCGTCGCCAGGCTCTCGCTCATCGGCGAGGGCGCCGAAAAGCACGTCCGCATGGCGAACCTCGCGTGCGTCGCGAGCCACGCCATCAACGGCGTCGCGAAGCTCCACACCGAGCTCCTGAAGCGGACCGTGCTCCGCGACTTCTACGACCTCTGGCCGGACAAGTTCAGCAACAAGACCAACGGCGTCACGCCACGCCGGTTTCTGCTTCTCGCGAACCCGCGGCTGGCCGGCCTGATCTCGGACGCCATTGGCGACAGATGGGTCCGGGACCTCGACGAGCTCACGCAGCTGGAGTCGTTCGCCCGCGACCCGGCCTTCCGCGAGGAGTGGCGCCGCGTCAAGCAGGAGTGCAAGCGCCGCCTCGCCGACCGAATCGCGCGCGTGGCTGGCGTGGAGGTCGACCCGTCGTCCCTCTTCGATATCCAGGTCAAGCGCATCCACGAGTACAAGCGCCAGCATTTGAACATCCTCCACGTGCTCACCCTCTACAACCGCCTCAAGAACGGGCAACACGTCGACGTCATGCCGCGGACGTTCATCTTCGGCGGCAAAGCCGCCCCCGGCTACTACATGGCGAAGCTGATCATCAAGCTCATCAACGCCGTGGCCGCGACGGTCAACCGCGACCCGGACACCAAGGACGTGCTCAGGGTGGTCTTCTTCCCGGACTTCAATGTGAGCACCGCCCAGACCATTTACCCGGCAGCGGACCTTTCCGAGCAGATCTCCACGGCCGGCAAGGAGGCGTCCGGTACCGGCAACATGAAGTTCGCCCTCAACGGGGCGCTGACCATCGGGACGCTCGACGGCGCCAACGTGGAGATCCGCGAGGCGGTGGGAGCCGAAAACTTCTTCTGCTTCGGGCTGACGGACGAAGAAGTGCTCCGGCACAAGGCCGAGGGATACCGGCCCCGAGAGCTCTACGGGGGCAACGCCGAGCTACGCGAGGTGCTTGACCTTGTCGGATCCGGGGCGTTTGCCCGGGAGGACCAGGACCTGTTCCAGCCGCTCATCGGGTCCCTCCTCGACCGCGACGAGTACATGCTGCTGGCCGACTACCCGCTCTACGTGGCATGCCAGGACCAGGTCAACCGCACCTGGCACAACCCGGAGCAGTGGACACAGATGTCGATCCTCAACGTGGCGCGGATTGGGATCTTCTCCGCCGACCGCGCCATCAGGGAGTACTGCAGGGACATCTGGCGCGTCGAGCCCGTGCCGATCAAGCTGGGATGA
- a CDS encoding phosphoketolase family protein codes for MMANLLTDKELELMDAYWRAANYLSVGQIYLYDNPLLKVPLKIEHVKPRLLGHWGTTPGLNFIYVHLNRVIKKYDLNMMYIIGPGHGGPGLVANTYLEGTYSEIYPNVSRDEEGMKKLFKQFSFPYGIPSHVAPETPGSIHEGGELGYAVSHAYGAAFDNPDLLVACVVGDGEAETGPLAAAWHSNKFLNPIHDGAVLPILHLNGYKIANPTVLARISHDELEKLFIGYGHKPYFVEGSEPNQMHQLMAETLETVITEIKAMQTEARNNGVASRPRWPMIIMRTPKGWTGPDEVDGKRAANYWRSHQVPFAEMADKPDHVRLLEQWMKSYRPEELFDQNGTLRPELGELAPKGNRRMGANPHANGGILLKDLKMPDFRHYAVDVKKPGATTAEATRVLGHFLRDIMKLNMKERNFRVFGPDETASNRLGALFEVTDRTWVADTLAEDADKEAHLSPDGRVMEILSEHTCQGWLEGFLLTGRHGFFSTYEAFVHVVDSMFNQHAKWLKVTRGLPWRRPIASLTYLLTSHVWRQDHNGFSHQDPGFIDHVVNKKAEVVRVYLPPDANTLLSVADHCLRSRNYVNVVVAGKQPALQYLDMDAAIKHCTAGLGIWEWASTDKGSEPDVVMACCGDIPTLETLAAVDLLRQHAPDLKVRVVNVINLMKLQPQSEHPHGLSDKDFDAIFTRDKPIVFAFHGYPWLIHRLTYRRTNHPQLHVRGYKEEGTTTTPFDMCVLNDIDRWHLVNDVVDRVPQLGSIGAYVKQAMQHKIIEHKEHVAEYGDDLPEVRDWKWPYER; via the coding sequence ATGATGGCGAACCTGTTGACGGACAAGGAACTCGAACTGATGGACGCCTACTGGCGGGCAGCAAATTACCTGTCAGTCGGGCAAATCTATCTCTATGACAATCCCCTCTTGAAGGTTCCGCTGAAAATCGAACATGTCAAGCCGAGGCTTCTGGGGCACTGGGGAACCACGCCGGGATTGAACTTCATCTACGTGCATCTCAACCGCGTCATCAAGAAGTACGATCTGAACATGATGTACATTATCGGGCCTGGCCACGGGGGCCCGGGCCTGGTCGCCAATACGTACCTGGAAGGGACCTACTCGGAGATCTATCCCAACGTCTCCCGGGATGAAGAGGGCATGAAAAAGCTGTTCAAGCAGTTCTCGTTCCCCTACGGCATTCCCAGTCACGTGGCCCCCGAGACCCCCGGCTCCATTCACGAAGGCGGTGAGCTGGGCTACGCCGTCTCCCATGCGTACGGCGCTGCCTTCGACAACCCCGATCTCCTCGTCGCCTGCGTCGTGGGCGACGGCGAGGCCGAGACTGGCCCGCTGGCGGCGGCCTGGCACTCGAACAAGTTCCTCAATCCGATTCACGACGGCGCGGTGCTGCCGATCCTGCACCTGAACGGGTACAAGATTGCCAACCCGACCGTGCTGGCGCGCATCAGCCACGACGAACTGGAAAAGCTGTTCATCGGCTACGGCCACAAACCATACTTCGTCGAGGGCTCCGAGCCAAACCAAATGCACCAGCTCATGGCGGAGACACTGGAGACGGTGATCACCGAGATCAAAGCCATGCAGACCGAGGCCCGCAACAATGGCGTCGCGAGCCGTCCACGGTGGCCCATGATCATCATGCGTACGCCGAAGGGCTGGACAGGGCCCGACGAGGTCGATGGGAAGAGAGCCGCAAATTACTGGCGGTCGCATCAGGTGCCGTTCGCCGAAATGGCCGACAAGCCCGATCACGTCAGGCTGCTCGAACAGTGGATGAAGAGCTACAGGCCCGAAGAGCTCTTCGACCAGAACGGCACGCTCAGACCGGAGCTGGGGGAGCTCGCGCCAAAAGGCAATCGCCGCATGGGCGCCAACCCGCACGCCAATGGCGGGATCCTGCTCAAAGACCTCAAAATGCCCGATTTCCGGCACTATGCGGTGGACGTCAAGAAGCCGGGCGCCACTACCGCCGAGGCAACCCGCGTGCTGGGGCACTTCCTGCGCGACATCATGAAGCTCAACATGAAAGAGCGGAACTTCCGGGTGTTCGGTCCGGATGAAACGGCTTCCAACCGTCTCGGCGCGCTCTTTGAGGTGACCGATCGGACGTGGGTGGCCGACACACTGGCCGAGGATGCCGACAAGGAAGCGCATCTGTCACCGGATGGGCGCGTGATGGAGATCCTCAGCGAGCACACCTGCCAGGGATGGCTCGAGGGGTTCCTCCTGACCGGACGCCACGGGTTCTTTTCCACGTACGAGGCCTTCGTGCACGTCGTGGACTCCATGTTCAACCAGCACGCGAAGTGGCTCAAAGTCACCCGGGGCCTGCCGTGGCGCCGGCCCATCGCCTCGCTCACCTATCTCCTCACCTCGCACGTGTGGCGCCAGGACCATAACGGGTTCTCCCACCAGGACCCCGGCTTCATCGATCACGTGGTCAACAAGAAAGCCGAGGTGGTCCGGGTCTATCTCCCACCCGACGCCAACACGCTCCTCTCTGTGGCCGATCACTGCCTGCGCAGCCGCAACTACGTCAACGTGGTCGTGGCCGGAAAACAACCGGCGCTCCAGTACCTCGACATGGACGCGGCGATCAAGCACTGCACGGCCGGTCTTGGGATCTGGGAGTGGGCGAGCACGGACAAAGGGAGCGAGCCCGATGTTGTCATGGCCTGCTGCGGCGACATTCCGACGCTCGAGACCCTCGCCGCCGTGGACCTCCTCCGGCAGCACGCCCCTGACCTCAAGGTCCGGGTCGTCAACGTGATCAACCTGATGAAGCTCCAGCCCCAGAGCGAACACCCGCACGGCCTGTCCGACAAGGACTTTGACGCGATCTTCACGAGGGACAAGCCCATTGTCTTTGCCTTCCACGGCTATCCATGGCTGATCCATCGCCTCACCTACCGCCGCACGAACCACCCGCAGCTCCACGTGCGCGGCTACAAGGAGGAGGGGACCACGACCACGCCGTTCGACATGTGCGTGCTCAACGATATCGATCGGTGGCACCTGGTGAACGACGTGGTCGACCGCGTGCCCCAGCTCGGCTCCATTGGCGCCTACGTCAAACAAGCGATGCAGCACAAGATCATCGAGCACAAAGAGCACGTCGCTGAGTATGGGGACGACCTGCCCGAGGTCCGTGACTGGAAGTGGCCGTACGAGCGCTGA
- a CDS encoding alpha-D-glucose phosphate-specific phosphoglucomutase, with amino-acid sequence MTLHPLAGHPAPPELLIDVGKLREQYYVRKPDPGDPAQRVSFGTSGHRGSAFHGTFNEAHILAITQAICEHRRRERTDGPLFIGRDTHALSDPALMTALEVLAANGVEVMIDHDGGYTPTPVISHAILAYNRGRATGLADGIVITPSHNPPEDGGFKYNPPHGGPADTRVTGSIEARANALLADGLNGVVRIPYERARKAATTHGCDYISAYVADLAAIVDMEAIRAAKLRIGADPLGGAGVAYWRPITERYGVEVELVNDTVDPTFRFMSVDWDGKIRMDCSSPHAMARLIALKDRFDVAFGNDTDHDRHGIVTRSAGLMNPNHYLAAAIFYLFTHRADWPREAAVGKTVVSSSMIDRVTAKVGRNLLEVPVGFKWFVDGLLTGSLGFGGEESAGASFLRRDGTVWTTDKDGIIMDLLAAEMMARTGRDPAELYRDLTRELGDPVYERIDAPATREQKAILQKLSPEYVRASELAGEPIRAMLTNAPGNGSPIGGLKVITEHGWFTARPSGTEEVYKLYAESFRGSGHLRQIQEEARSLIAKLFATVRTGPQ; translated from the coding sequence ATGACGCTGCATCCGCTGGCCGGACACCCGGCTCCCCCGGAGCTGCTGATTGATGTCGGCAAGCTCCGCGAGCAGTACTATGTCCGGAAGCCGGACCCCGGGGATCCCGCCCAACGGGTCAGCTTCGGCACCAGCGGACACCGCGGCTCGGCGTTCCACGGCACGTTCAACGAGGCGCACATCCTGGCCATCACCCAGGCGATCTGCGAGCACCGGCGCCGCGAGCGTACTGACGGTCCACTCTTCATCGGCAGGGACACGCACGCGCTCTCCGACCCCGCGCTCATGACCGCGCTTGAGGTGCTTGCGGCCAACGGTGTGGAGGTCATGATCGACCACGACGGCGGGTACACACCGACCCCGGTCATCTCCCACGCCATCCTGGCATACAACCGCGGCCGCGCGACCGGCCTGGCCGACGGCATCGTCATCACGCCTTCACACAACCCACCTGAAGACGGCGGGTTCAAATACAACCCGCCGCACGGCGGACCTGCGGATACCCGTGTGACCGGGTCGATTGAGGCGAGGGCCAATGCGCTGCTGGCCGATGGGCTCAACGGCGTGGTCCGGATCCCCTACGAGCGGGCGCGAAAGGCGGCAACGACCCACGGCTGCGACTACATCAGCGCTTACGTGGCCGACCTCGCCGCCATCGTGGACATGGAGGCCATCCGCGCCGCCAAGCTCCGGATTGGCGCGGATCCACTCGGCGGTGCGGGCGTGGCGTACTGGCGGCCCATCACCGAGCGCTATGGCGTCGAGGTGGAGCTGGTAAACGACACCGTGGATCCCACCTTCCGGTTCATGAGCGTGGATTGGGACGGCAAGATTCGCATGGATTGCTCCTCGCCGCACGCCATGGCCAGGTTGATCGCGCTGAAGGACCGCTTCGACGTTGCCTTCGGGAACGACACGGATCACGACCGGCACGGCATCGTCACGCGGAGCGCCGGGCTCATGAACCCGAACCATTATCTGGCCGCAGCCATCTTCTACCTCTTCACGCATCGCGCAGACTGGCCGAGAGAGGCCGCGGTGGGCAAGACCGTCGTGAGCAGCAGCATGATCGATCGCGTCACCGCCAAGGTGGGCAGGAACCTGCTCGAGGTGCCGGTGGGGTTCAAATGGTTTGTCGATGGCCTCCTCACAGGTTCACTGGGGTTTGGCGGTGAAGAGAGTGCGGGAGCCTCGTTCCTCCGGCGCGACGGGACGGTGTGGACGACAGACAAGGACGGCATCATCATGGATCTCCTCGCCGCGGAAATGATGGCGCGAACCGGCCGCGATCCGGCGGAGCTGTATCGCGACCTCACCCGCGAACTCGGTGATCCGGTCTACGAGCGCATCGATGCGCCGGCAACGCGTGAGCAAAAAGCAATCTTGCAAAAGCTCTCGCCGGAGTACGTGCGAGCCTCGGAGCTCGCGGGAGAGCCCATCCGAGCCATGCTGACGAATGCGCCAGGCAACGGCAGCCCGATCGGCGGGCTCAAGGTGATCACCGAGCACGGTTGGTTCACAGCCCGTCCAAGCGGGACCGAAGAGGTCTACAAACTCTATGCCGAGAGCTTCCGTGGCAGCGGGCACCTCCGGCAGATCCAGGAGGAAGCCCGGAGTTTGATTGCCAAGCTGTTCGCGACCGTTCGGACCGGGCCGCAATAG
- a CDS encoding acetate kinase translates to MKILVINSGSSSIKYRLFGMEDCATHASGLLERIGEANGRLTHHVHGGAGEYRPWVQERAVPDHRQGLAWIGEVMRASRVLQGLGELYAIGHRVVHGGETFKAPALVTDQVIEGIRRAAALAPLHNPANLLGIEVAREFAPEVPQVAVFDTAFHQTMPARAFLYALPYELYEGLGVRRYGFHGTSHHYVAKEAARFQGRPLESLDLITLHLGNGASAAAIRRGQSVDTSMGLTPLEGLVMGTRSGDLDPAIPFFLAQRTGKSLAEVEKLLNEASGLKGLCGRNDMREVLGLAEAGDPNGRLAAEVFCYRVRKYIGAYLAVLGRLDALVFTGGIGENSPAIRARCCEGLAGLGILVDPDRNEAAADGPCEIQPAGAAVQVLVIPTNEELEIARQTLEIIAG, encoded by the coding sequence GTGAAGATCCTGGTGATCAATTCCGGCAGCTCCTCCATCAAGTACCGGTTGTTCGGGATGGAAGACTGCGCGACGCACGCCTCCGGACTCCTGGAACGCATCGGCGAGGCGAACGGGCGCCTCACGCATCACGTGCACGGCGGGGCAGGGGAGTATCGGCCGTGGGTCCAGGAGCGAGCGGTGCCCGATCACCGGCAGGGGCTGGCTTGGATCGGTGAGGTCATGCGCGCGTCGCGTGTCCTGCAGGGACTCGGCGAGCTTTACGCTATCGGACATCGGGTGGTGCACGGCGGGGAGACGTTCAAGGCTCCGGCGCTGGTCACCGATCAGGTCATCGAAGGAATCCGCCGGGCGGCCGCCCTGGCCCCCTTGCACAACCCGGCCAATCTCCTGGGGATCGAGGTCGCCCGCGAGTTTGCTCCCGAGGTGCCCCAGGTGGCTGTGTTCGACACCGCATTTCATCAGACCATGCCGGCACGCGCCTTTCTGTACGCCTTGCCGTACGAGCTGTACGAAGGCCTCGGCGTGCGCCGCTACGGCTTCCACGGGACCTCGCATCACTACGTCGCCAAAGAGGCCGCGCGGTTCCAGGGGCGCCCGTTGGAGTCGCTCGATCTCATCACGCTCCACCTGGGAAACGGGGCAAGCGCTGCCGCCATCCGGAGAGGGCAGAGCGTGGACACCTCCATGGGCTTGACGCCGCTCGAGGGCCTGGTGATGGGTACGCGTTCGGGCGATCTCGACCCGGCCATTCCGTTTTTTCTCGCGCAGCGGACAGGGAAGAGCCTCGCCGAGGTCGAGAAACTGTTGAACGAGGCAAGCGGTTTGAAGGGCCTGTGCGGACGAAACGACATGCGGGAGGTGCTGGGCCTCGCCGAGGCTGGCGACCCGAACGGGCGGCTCGCCGCGGAAGTGTTCTGCTACCGGGTCCGCAAATATATCGGCGCCTATCTGGCCGTGCTCGGCCGCCTGGATGCGCTCGTTTTCACCGGTGGGATCGGCGAGAATAGCCCGGCGATTCGGGCCCGTTGCTGCGAAGGGCTGGCAGGCCTTGGCATCCTCGTCGACCCCGACAGGAACGAGGCCGCTGCGGACGGCCCCTGCGAGATCCAGCCGGCGGGTGCAGCGGTGCAGGTTCTCGTGATACCGACCAACGAAGAACTGGAGATTGCGCGGCAGACCCTGGAGATTATCGCCGGGTAA
- the glgX gene encoding glycogen debranching protein GlgX: protein MDRGAKPGQSHPLGATVYPEGVNFCVYSKSCTALELLLFDAVDDPKPARVIALDRRQNRTFHYWHVLLPGLKPGQIYAYRAHGPNEPARGLRYDGSKTLLDPYGRSVAVPGNYDPEAAARPGDNTATAMKSVVVDPTTYDWEGDAPLRRPFAKTVIYEMHVGGFTRHPNSGVSARNRGTYAGLIEKMPYLKDLGVTAVELLPVFQFDERAAPRGLTNYWGYEPVSFFAPHCGYSSHRDPLKVLDEFRDMVKALHRAGIEVILDVVYNHTAEGDESGPTFCFKGLENSAYYILREDNARYADYSGTGNTLNANHAVVRRMILDSLRYWVEKIHVDGFRFDLASILSRDEHGRPLANPPIVWDIETDPVLSGTKLIAEAWDAAGLYQVGSFLGDRWREWNDRFRDDVRAFLKGDEGCAARLAERFLASPDIFEHECREPEQSINFVTCHDGFTLNDLVSYNEKHNRANGEGNRDGRDHNLSWNCGVEGPTDDPAVERLRARQIKNFLTITLLALGVPMISMGDEVRRSQRGNNNAYCQDNEISWVDWSLLERHRDIHRFGKGLIRFRLNLSVYGNERDLSLADLMREARIQWHSVKLGQPDWAPWSHSLAFTVQGAEQSLHIIFNAYWEALTFEIPPPPRNGAALWRRVIDTYLDPPQDFCELSEAPVVSGPTYVAQPRSVVVLVS, encoded by the coding sequence ATGGATCGCGGAGCGAAACCGGGCCAGAGCCATCCGTTAGGAGCGACGGTGTACCCGGAAGGCGTCAACTTTTGCGTGTACTCCAAGAGTTGCACTGCCCTGGAATTGCTCCTGTTCGACGCGGTCGATGACCCGAAACCTGCGCGCGTCATCGCGCTGGATCGTCGGCAGAACCGGACTTTTCATTACTGGCACGTGCTCCTGCCGGGCCTGAAACCAGGCCAGATATATGCGTACCGGGCCCATGGGCCGAACGAGCCGGCACGGGGACTGCGCTACGACGGGAGCAAGACTCTGCTTGACCCTTATGGTCGCAGCGTGGCTGTCCCCGGAAACTACGACCCTGAAGCGGCCGCGCGTCCGGGAGACAACACGGCCACGGCGATGAAAAGTGTAGTGGTAGACCCAACCACTTATGACTGGGAAGGCGACGCCCCGCTCCGCCGGCCCTTCGCCAAGACGGTGATCTACGAGATGCATGTGGGCGGATTCACCCGGCATCCTAACTCCGGCGTCTCGGCAAGGAACCGGGGCACCTATGCCGGGCTGATCGAGAAGATGCCGTACCTCAAAGACCTGGGCGTGACTGCCGTGGAGCTGTTACCGGTCTTCCAGTTCGACGAACGGGCAGCGCCTCGGGGTCTGACCAACTATTGGGGCTATGAACCCGTCTCCTTTTTTGCGCCCCACTGCGGTTACAGTTCCCACCGGGATCCGCTCAAGGTGTTGGACGAGTTCCGGGATATGGTCAAGGCGCTGCACCGGGCCGGAATCGAGGTCATTCTGGATGTCGTCTACAACCACACCGCCGAAGGCGATGAGTCAGGCCCGACGTTCTGCTTCAAAGGGCTGGAAAACAGCGCGTACTACATCTTGCGCGAGGACAACGCCCGGTACGCGGATTACAGCGGAACCGGCAATACCCTGAATGCCAATCACGCCGTTGTGCGCCGGATGATCCTGGACAGTCTGCGTTACTGGGTGGAGAAAATCCATGTGGATGGATTCCGTTTTGATCTCGCCTCCATTCTGTCGAGGGACGAGCACGGTCGTCCGCTTGCCAATCCCCCCATCGTCTGGGACATCGAAACCGATCCGGTCTTGAGCGGCACCAAGTTGATCGCCGAGGCCTGGGATGCAGCGGGACTCTACCAGGTGGGCAGTTTCCTCGGGGACCGGTGGAGGGAGTGGAATGACCGGTTCCGCGATGATGTCCGGGCTTTCCTGAAGGGTGATGAGGGCTGCGCGGCGAGGCTGGCGGAGCGGTTCCTTGCCAGCCCCGATATCTTCGAACATGAGTGCCGCGAGCCGGAGCAGAGCATCAACTTCGTGACCTGCCACGACGGGTTCACGCTGAATGACCTGGTCTCCTACAACGAGAAGCACAACCGGGCCAACGGGGAGGGAAACCGGGACGGTCGTGACCACAACCTGAGCTGGAACTGTGGCGTGGAGGGACCCACCGATGATCCGGCTGTGGAGCGGTTGCGTGCCCGACAGATCAAGAATTTCTTGACCATCACGCTGCTGGCCCTTGGTGTGCCCATGATCTCGATGGGCGATGAGGTACGGCGGAGCCAGCGCGGCAACAACAATGCGTATTGCCAGGACAACGAAATCAGCTGGGTTGACTGGTCCCTGCTGGAGAGGCATAGGGACATCCATCGCTTCGGGAAGGGCCTGATCCGTTTCCGCCTGAACCTCTCCGTTTACGGGAACGAACGGGATCTGAGCCTTGCGGACCTGATGCGGGAGGCCCGGATCCAGTGGCATAGCGTGAAGCTCGGTCAGCCCGATTGGGCCCCCTGGTCACATAGCCTGGCGTTCACGGTGCAGGGAGCGGAGCAGTCGCTTCACATTATCTTCAACGCCTATTGGGAGGCCCTCACCTTCGAGATTCCTCCACCGCCGCGAAACGGCGCGGCGCTGTGGAGACGCGTGATCGATACGTATCTGGATCCCCCGCAGGATTTCTGCGAACTGTCCGAAGCGCCAGTCGTGAGTGGACCAACCTATGTGGCGCAGCCACGTTCGGTGGTGGTCCTGGTTAGTTAG
- a CDS encoding RES family NAD+ phosphorylase, which produces MIRVWRICKAEYAAFDGEGARLSGGRWNHPGRPVVYMSSTLALATLELFVHLDASEVPEDLVAIPAGIPAALQIARIKPTQLPADWRHYPAPQSLGDIGTRWAREGKTAILTVPSAIIPTELNYLLNPVHPAFKQIRVGKPAPFQFDPRMFMR; this is translated from the coding sequence CTGATCCGAGTCTGGCGTATATGTAAAGCGGAATACGCTGCTTTCGATGGCGAGGGCGCAAGGCTTTCCGGCGGCAGATGGAATCACCCGGGAAGGCCGGTGGTATACATGTCCTCAACGCTTGCCCTCGCCACGCTTGAGCTCTTCGTCCATCTCGATGCGTCAGAAGTCCCGGAAGATCTTGTCGCTATTCCGGCTGGCATTCCAGCAGCCCTACAAATAGCTCGGATTAAACCTACACAACTACCAGCCGACTGGAGGCACTATCCGGCACCCCAATCGCTCGGTGACATCGGAACACGCTGGGCCCGTGAAGGGAAGACCGCGATTCTTACTGTACCTTCGGCCATCATACCCACCGAGTTAAACTACCTCCTCAATCCGGTGCACCCGGCCTTCAAACAAATCCGCGTCGGTAAGCCGGCACCGTTCCAGTTCGATCCCCGTATGTTTATGCGCTAA